Proteins encoded within one genomic window of Tabrizicola piscis:
- the phnD gene encoding phosphonate ABC transporter substrate-binding protein: MQKLLTATALVSLMATSAFAQEFTEFNIGILGGENAQDRMTSNECFRVKIEEALGVPVKIFTPADYDGVIQGLLGGSLDYAWLGASAYAKVYLTDPEAVEVKLTKQNVDGSTGYYSIGFARADSGITSMEDAKGKVFAFADPNSTSGFLVPGAELAAKFGKLEDYFAEVKMSGGHEQTIVGVANGDFEAGVSWADGLGNWEDGYNSGAFRKAADAGLVDMSTLVEIWRSALIPEGPMVVRKALPQDVKDKVTQLTADLWETDAECAYAVAAGEAKDFVPVEHSAFEGILAARKLQEGM, translated from the coding sequence ATGCAAAAGCTGCTGACTGCAACCGCACTTGTCTCGCTGATGGCCACCTCGGCCTTCGCGCAAGAGTTCACCGAATTCAACATCGGCATCCTTGGCGGCGAAAACGCCCAGGACCGCATGACCTCGAACGAATGCTTCCGCGTCAAGATCGAAGAAGCCCTCGGCGTTCCGGTCAAGATCTTCACCCCCGCCGACTATGACGGCGTCATCCAGGGCCTGCTCGGCGGCTCGCTTGACTATGCATGGCTTGGTGCCTCGGCCTATGCCAAGGTCTACCTCACGGACCCGGAAGCCGTCGAGGTCAAGCTGACCAAGCAGAACGTTGACGGCTCGACCGGCTACTATTCCATCGGCTTCGCCCGCGCCGACAGCGGCATCACCTCGATGGAAGATGCCAAGGGCAAGGTCTTCGCCTTCGCCGACCCGAACTCCACCTCGGGCTTTCTGGTCCCCGGCGCTGAACTGGCCGCCAAGTTCGGCAAGCTGGAAGACTACTTCGCCGAAGTGAAAATGTCCGGCGGGCATGAACAGACCATCGTCGGCGTCGCCAACGGCGACTTCGAGGCTGGCGTGTCCTGGGCCGACGGCCTTGGCAACTGGGAAGATGGCTACAACTCGGGTGCCTTCCGCAAGGCCGCCGATGCGGGTCTGGTCGACATGTCGACCCTCGTGGAAATCTGGCGCTCGGCTCTGATCCCCGAAGGCCCGATGGTTGTCCGCAAGGCCCTGCCGCAGGACGTCAAGGACAAGGTGACCCAGCTGACCGCCGACCTGTGGGAAACCGATGCCGAATGCGCCTATGCCGTCGCGGCCGGCGAAGCGAAAGACTTCGTCCCGGTTGAGCACTCGGCCTTCGAAGGCATCCTCGCCGCCCGCAAGCTTCAGGAAGGCATGTAA
- the phnE gene encoding phosphonate ABC transporter, permease protein PhnE — MVDVAFGPEQGQRPDLSNSREAYLDMVRRKRMYGGILMVIFVALMASGWMLADDRNAGGFWQGLHQVFDFPSEVLSEAWEDRANLPALFWDHIPALIETLNIAAVATLIGALAAMALSLLATRGLARWPRLIPLFRRTMDALRAVPEIVIALVLIYILGGGPVPAVIAIALHTGGALGKLFSEVAENADLKPVEGLASVGANWSQRMWLGVMPQVAPNWLSYGLLRFEINVRASAILGFVGEGGIGHDLKLAMQWGQGRYDEVVAIFLLLFLAIVLIDRVSDHYRHKLVKGH; from the coding sequence ATGGTCGATGTCGCCTTCGGACCAGAGCAGGGCCAGCGCCCTGATTTGTCCAATTCCCGTGAAGCCTACCTCGACATGGTCCGCCGCAAGCGGATGTATGGCGGCATCCTCATGGTCATCTTCGTGGCCCTCATGGCCTCGGGCTGGATGCTGGCCGACGATCGCAACGCCGGTGGTTTCTGGCAGGGCCTGCATCAGGTGTTCGACTTCCCCTCGGAAGTCCTGTCCGAAGCCTGGGAGGATCGGGCCAACCTGCCCGCCTTGTTCTGGGACCACATCCCCGCCCTGATCGAAACGCTGAACATCGCCGCCGTCGCCACCCTGATCGGTGCGCTGGCCGCCATGGCGCTGTCGCTTCTGGCAACCCGCGGCCTTGCCCGCTGGCCGCGCCTGATCCCGCTCTTTCGCCGCACGATGGACGCGCTCCGCGCCGTGCCGGAAATCGTCATCGCGCTGGTCCTGATCTATATCCTTGGCGGCGGCCCGGTCCCTGCCGTGATCGCCATCGCACTCCATACCGGGGGTGCACTTGGCAAGCTGTTCTCCGAAGTGGCTGAAAACGCCGACCTCAAACCCGTTGAAGGCCTCGCCTCGGTCGGGGCCAACTGGTCGCAGCGCATGTGGCTTGGCGTCATGCCGCAGGTCGCCCCGAACTGGCTCAGCTATGGCCTCCTCCGCTTTGAAATCAACGTCCGCGCCAGTGCCATCCTTGGCTTCGTGGGCGAGGGCGGGATTGGCCACGATCTCAAGCTTGCGATGCAATGGGGCCAGGGCCGGTATGACGAGGTGGTGGCGATCTTCCTGCTCCTGTTCCTCGCCATCGTCCTGATCGACCGCGTGTCAGACCACTACCGCCACAAGCTTGTGAAGGGGCACTGA
- the phnE gene encoding phosphonate ABC transporter, permease protein PhnE, with protein MTAALTPSLTPSLADTITRRFAAKRRMAFAIPAAILAYLIYAAISFDVAGLVQRARFDNAAILLGDFWSHKTHVTRENRTGNLTVAIEGEAKGTYPEGMLPDWVTVAGDVTTIDLGTGHIVTYDDAGARMVVPGYGTIDIRPEGGRPVLTAPEPIPDWISVAENRIGVTTPAGRFTYTRSKVETFKYEAGWELWFFTLDSPFYGKSFAELATLATVGDRVDPDRMNIGYMVSEFWTNRMWRHGDVAWAIFETILMAFLGTMTAAIVALPLGFLAARNFMPLGPLRFAVRRFFDFIRGVDGLIWTIILSRAFGPGPMTGAIAIAITDAGTFGKTFSEALENIDEKQVEGIRSTGANATLRARFGVIPQITPILLSQVLYYLESNTRSATVIGAIVGGGIGLLLTQAIITQKDWEEVAYYMVLIILMVMAMDSLSGWLRRKLIKGE; from the coding sequence ATGACCGCAGCCCTCACCCCATCCCTCACCCCGTCCCTCGCCGACACCATCACCCGCCGCTTCGCCGCCAAGCGCCGCATGGCCTTTGCCATTCCGGCAGCCATCCTTGCCTATCTGATCTACGCCGCGATCAGCTTTGACGTGGCAGGCCTCGTGCAGCGCGCCCGCTTCGACAATGCCGCGATCCTTCTGGGTGATTTCTGGTCGCACAAGACGCACGTCACCCGCGAAAACCGCACGGGCAATCTGACCGTCGCGATCGAGGGCGAAGCGAAAGGCACTTACCCCGAAGGCATGCTGCCCGACTGGGTCACCGTTGCAGGCGATGTGACGACCATCGACCTCGGCACCGGGCATATCGTCACCTATGATGACGCCGGCGCGCGGATGGTCGTGCCCGGCTATGGCACGATCGACATCCGCCCCGAAGGCGGAAGGCCAGTGCTGACGGCCCCCGAACCGATCCCCGACTGGATCTCCGTCGCCGAAAACCGCATCGGCGTCACCACCCCGGCGGGTCGCTTCACCTATACCCGCTCCAAGGTGGAAACCTTCAAATATGAGGCCGGGTGGGAGCTTTGGTTCTTCACCCTCGACAGCCCCTTCTACGGCAAATCCTTCGCGGAACTGGCCACCCTCGCCACCGTGGGCGACCGCGTCGACCCAGACCGCATGAACATCGGCTACATGGTCTCGGAATTCTGGACCAACCGCATGTGGCGCCACGGCGATGTGGCCTGGGCGATCTTCGAGACGATCCTGATGGCCTTTCTCGGCACCATGACCGCCGCGATTGTCGCCCTGCCGCTGGGCTTTCTGGCGGCGCGCAACTTCATGCCGCTGGGGCCGCTGCGCTTTGCCGTCCGCCGCTTCTTCGACTTCATCCGCGGCGTGGACGGCCTGATCTGGACCATCATCCTCTCCCGCGCCTTTGGCCCGGGTCCGATGACCGGCGCCATAGCCATCGCGATCACCGACGCCGGGACCTTCGGCAAGACATTTTCGGAAGCGCTGGAAAACATCGACGAAAAGCAGGTGGAAGGGATCCGCTCCACCGGCGCGAATGCCACCCTGCGCGCCCGGTTCGGGGTCATCCCCCAGATCACGCCGATCCTGCTCAGCCAGGTGCTCTATTACCTTGAATCGAACACCCGCAGCGCCACCGTGATCGGCGCCATCGTCGGCGGCGGCATCGGCCTGCTGCTGACCCAGGCGATCATCACCCAGAAGGACTGGGAGGAAGT